Proteins encoded within one genomic window of Lampris incognitus isolate fLamInc1 chromosome 1, fLamInc1.hap2, whole genome shotgun sequence:
- the pcdh18b gene encoding LOW QUALITY PROTEIN: protocadherin-18b (The sequence of the model RefSeq protein was modified relative to this genomic sequence to represent the inferred CDS: inserted 1 base in 1 codon; deleted 1 base in 1 codon) — protein sequence MKATINKTKGNIFSTALFKLLFAVTVMQGVSGKTLKYKVYEEQKVGTVIARLKEDVAGVLSKLPSSLVFRFRAMQRGNTPFLLVREEDGEITIGTKIDREKLCEKNLNCSIEFDVVTLPTEYLQLFHVEVEVLDINDNSPHFSRAIIPIEISESASVGTRVPLDGATDPDVGENSLHTYSLTPNNFFKIDVRTRTDGAKYAELVVMRELDREVQSSYQLQLTASDNGVPPKSGSTLLKISISDSNDNSPAFDEQAYVINLLENSPLGTLLIDLNATDPDEGSNGKIVYSFSNHISPKILETFKINPENGHITLIKKVDYETTSSYELDVQAQDLGPNSIPGLCKIIVKVVDVNDNKPEININLMTPGKEEVAYISEGAPVDTFIALVRVDDSDAGLNGEVVCRLHGHSHFRLQKTYEKNYMILTNVSLDREKRSEYSLTVIAEDRGSPSLSTIKHFTVQVLDENDNPPSFEKSRYEVFKSENNSPGAYLMTVVASDPDLGTNGQVTYTIVDSLVQGSPISTYVTIDLSNGAIYALRSFDHEDVSRITFTVQVRDGGNPSLSANTTVLLTVLDENDNPPVIHSPSLRNHTADLPVWKYASPGQLITVLKATDRDAGANGEVSCAIVGGNEDGLFMMDARHCELRTNASLERAPRDAMEIRVEVQDRGTNRLSTSALLRLTLQENMDVLPPLNPTDSSHPPLDLSLIVIISLGAVCALLLIVMLMFATARCSREKKDPRHNYNCRVAENSYQNHPKKPARQIHKGDITLVPTVNGTLPVRSHQHSPSASPAPERGTLGIRQSHHSHQSLNSLVTISSNHVPENFALELAHATPPVEQVSQLLSMLHQGQYQPRPSFRGNKYTRSYRYALNDMDKFSLKDSGRGDSEAGDSDYEPGRESPMDRLLGEGFTELCPPDGQHRAHTAMRLCTEECRVLGHSDQCWMPPLPCPASSSADYRSNLYIPGEEARQANNPAQEKTPQPCTDTGPARNQSFSTFGKDPGGEDEEEGRGEGEGEGGKEDLCGSTSLLSEMSSVFQRLLPPSLDSYAQVSESQKGTSVSGMGVPLTGSLXPQEEPPPPGKPSPSVHQQGVAAWAANTHFQNPGSNIGPSSHHQNGSYHTLKPNIKFNSQSSTHKSSQASKNSPQNSSQVPKAHNGALLTALVSPLVQPSPAPVPVAVPFPDPSSKWLPAMEEIPENYEEDDFESVLGHLQGKRSDSRHELMDASELVAEINKLLQDVRQS from the exons ATGAAGGCGACAATAAACAAAACCAAAGGGAATATTTTTTCCACCGCACTGTTCAAACTACTGTTTGCGGTCACAGTTATGCAAGGCGTCAGCGGTAAGACTTTAAAATACAAAGTTTACGAGGAGCAGAAAGTGGGCACGGTGATTGCGCGGCTAAAGGAGGACGTGGCTGGCGTTTTGTCCAAACTGCCCAGCTCCTTGGTGTTTCGCTTTCGCGCTATGCAACGGGGGAACACGCCGTTTCTTCTGGTTCGGGAGGAGGACGGGGAGATCACCATAGGCACCAAAATCGACCGGGAGAAGCTTTGCGAGAAAAACCTGAACTGTTCCATTGAGTTCGACGTGGTCACCCTGCCCACCGAATACTTGCAGCTTTTCCACGTCGAGGTCGAAGTGCTGGATATCAACGACAACTCTCCGCACTTCTCCCGCGCTATTATCCCCATCGAGATCTCCGAGAGCGCGTCCGTGGGCACCCGCGTCCCGCTGGACGGCGCCACTGATCCAGACGTGGGGGAGAACTCTTTGCACACCTACTCTCTCACGCCCAATAACTTTTTCAAAATCGACGTGAGGACCAGAACGGATGGAGCCAAGTACGCCGAGCTGGTGGTGATGAGGGAGCTGGACCGGGAGGTGCAGTCGAGCTACCAGCTCCAGTTGACGGCCTCGGATAACGGCGTCCCTCCCAAGTCCGGATCGACCTTACTCAAAATTTCCATTTCCGACTCAAACGATAACAGCCCGGCCTTCGACGAGCAGGCTTACGTGATCAATCTGCTGGAGAACTCCCCCCTTGGGACTCTGCTCATTGACTTGAACGCCACGGATCCGGACGAGGGCAGCAACGGGAAAATTGTTTACTCTTTCAGTAACCACATCTCACCAAAGATTTTGGAAACGTTCAAGATAAACCCAGAAAATGGCCATATCACGCTGATAAAAAAAGTGGACTACGAGACCACCTCTTCCTATGAGCTGGACGTGCAGGCTCAGGACTTGGGCCCTAATTCCATCCCGGGGCTCTGCAAGATTATTGTGAAAGTAGTGGACGTGAACGACAACAAACCAGAGATCAACATCAACCTCATGACGCCTGGCAAAGAGGAGGTAGCCTACATTTCGGAGGGTGCCCCTGTGGACACTTTCATAGCACTGGTGCGTGTGGACGATAGTGATGCAGGACTCAATGGCGAGGTGGTTTGCAGGCTTCATGGCCACAGTCACTTCAGACTCCAGAAAACGTACGAGAAGAACTACATGATCCTTACCAATGTCTCCCTGGACAGAGAAAAGAGGTCTGAATACAGCCTCACTGTCATAGCTGAAGACAGGGGCTCCCCCAGCCTCTCTACCATCAAACACTTCACTGTCCAGGTCCTGGATGAAAACGATAACCCTCCTAGCTTTGAAAAAAGCCGTTACGAGGTATTTAAGTCCGAGAATAACTCTCCGGGGGCCTACTTGATGACAGTGGTGGCTTCAGATCCAGATCTTGGCACCAATGGTCAAGTCACCTACACCATTGTGGATTCACTGGTCCAGGGGAGCCCCATTTCCACTTATGTGACAATTGACCTGTCCAATGGCGCCATCTACGCCTTACGCAGCTTTGACCATGAAGATGTCAGCCGGATTACCTTCACGGTTCAGGTGCGTGACGGGGGAAACCCTTCCCTCTCAGCAAATACCACTGTTTTGCTGACAGTCCTAGATGAAAACGACAACccccccgtcatccactcccccTCCCTCCGTAACCACACTGCTGACCTCCCGGTGTGGAAGTACGCCTCACCCGGTCAGCTGATCACCGTGCTCAAGGCCACCGACCGTGACGCCGGGGCCAATGGAGAGGTGAGCTGTGCCATTGTCGGAGGCAACGAAGACGGGCTGTTCATGATGGACGCACGCCACTGTGAGCTCCGGACCAACGCAAGCCTGGAGAGGGCTCCCAGGGACGCGATGGAGATCAGAGTGGAGGTGCAGGACAGGGGCACAAACCGGCTGTCCACGAGCGCTCTTCTCAGGCTCACTTTGCAAGAGAACATGGATGTCCTTCCACCTCTAAACCCTACCGACTCGAGCCACCCCCCTCTGGACCTCTCCCTCATTGTCATCATCTCTCTGGGAGCTGTGTGCGCCCTGCTGCTCATTGTGATGCTAATGTTTGCTACAGCGCGCTGCAGCCGCGAGAAGAAGGACCCAAGGCACAATTACAACTGTCGCGTGGCAGAGAACAGCTACCAGAACCACCCCAAGAAGCCCGCCAGGCAGATCCACAAAGGGGACATCACTCTGGTTCCGACCGTTAATGGGACTCTGCCCGTACGGTCCCACCAACACTCCCCTTCTGCCTCCCCTGCACCTGAAAGGGGCACCTTGGGTATCAGACAGAGCCACCACAGCCACCAGTCACTAAACAGCCTGGTTACAATCTCCTCCAATCACGTGCCGGAGAATTTTGCACTTGAGCTGGCTCATGCCACGCCTCCTGTTGAG CAAGTCTCACAGCTTCTGTCCATGCTCCATCAGGGCCAGTACCAGCCACGACCAAGCTTCAGAGGCAACAAATACACCAGGAGCTACAG ATATGCCCTAAATGACATGGATAAATTCAGTTTGAAGGACAGCGGCCGTGGCGACAGTGAAGCAGGGGACAGCGACTATGAACCTGGCAGAGAGTCTCCCATGGATAGGCTCTTGGGTGAGGGATTTACtgagctatgtccccctgatggcCAGCACAGAGCACACACAG CGATGAGGCTCTGCACGGAGGAGTGTCGCGTCCTGGGTCACTCGGACCAGTGCTGGATGCCCCCGCTGCCCTGCCCGGCCTCCTCGTCCGCCGACTACCGTAGTAATCTCTACATTCCCGGGGAGGAGGCCCGCCAAGCCAACAACCCCGCACAGGAGAAGACCCCTCAGCCCTGCACTGATACCGGCCCCGCCCGCAACCAGAGCTTCTCCACTTTCGGCAAGGACCCCGGTGGAGAGGACGAGGAAGAAGGGAGGGGCGAGGGTGAAGGTGAGGGGGGGAAAGAGGACCTGTGCGGGTCCACCTCCTTGCTGTCGGAGATGAGCAGTGTGTTCCAGCGGCTGCTGCCCCCGTCTCTGGACTCTTACGCTCAGGTCAGCGAAAGCCAGAAAGGGACTAGTGTCAGCGGCATGGGGGTCCCCTTGACCGGATCTC GACCGCAGGAGGAGCCACCACCTCCCGGTAAGCCCAGCCCGTCGGTCCACCAGCAGGGTGTGGCTGCCTGGGCGGCCAACACCCACTTCCAGAACCCGGGGAGCAACATCGGCCCCTCCAGTCACCACCAAAATGGTAGCTACCACACCCTTAAACCCAACATCAAGTTCAACTCCCAGAGCAGCACCCATAAGAGTTCACAGGCCTCCAAAAACAGTCCACAGAATAGCAGCCAGGTCCCCAAAGCTCACAACGGCGCCCTGCTCACAGCTTTGGTCAGCCCCTTGGTGCAGCCTTCTCCTGCCCCAGTGCCAGTGGCGGTG CCCTTCCCGGACCCCTCCTCAAAATGGCTGCCGGCCATGGAAGAGATTCCGGAAAACTACGAGGAGGATGATTTTGAGTCAGTTCTGGGCCATCTTCAGGGTAAACGCAGCGACAGCCGGCATGAGCTGATGGACGCCAGCGAGCTGGTGGCCGAGATCAACAAGCTGTTGCAGGACGTCCGGCAGAGCTAA